The nucleotide sequence CGCGTCGATGGCCTCCTTGCACATGACCTCGGCCGCGTCCTGGTCGACGAGGTAGTCGCCGCCCTTGACGGTGTCGAAGGTGTGCCACTCCCAGTTGTCCTCCTCGACGTTCGCGAGGGCGGCGCACATGCCGCCCTGCGCGGCGCCGGTGTGGGAGCGCGTGGGGTAGAGCTTCGTGAGGACCGCCGTCCGGGCGCGCTTGCCGGCCTCGAGGGCCGCGCGCATGCCGGCGCCGCCCGCGCCGACGATCACGACGTCGAACCGGTGGTGCTCGACTGCGGTCATGTCGCTGTCCTCCCGGGGACGAGGGGCTGGGGGGTCCGTGGCTGAGGGGTCACTGGCAGACCGACAGCGTCGACTCGGGGTCGATGCACGGGTCGAAGGTCGTGATGGTGAGCGTGCCGATGAGCAGGGTGAGCGCGACCCCGACGTAGAGCAGGCCGAGCAGCCACAGCCGCGTGCGCTCCCGCTCCGAGTAGTCGTTGATGATCGTGCGCACGCCGTTGGCGCCGTGCAGGAGCGCGAGCCACAGCATCGTGAGGTCCCACACCTGCCAGAAGGGGCTCGCCCACTTGCCGGCGACGAAGGCGAAGTCGATCTGGTTGATGCCCTCGCCCGTCATGAGGTTGACGAACAGGTGCCCGAAGACGAGCACGACGAGCAGGACGCCGGACAGGCGCATGAACAGCCAGCCGTAGAGCTCGCCGTTGCCGGAGCGCGGGCGGCGGGAGCGGGGCGCCTCGAGGGTGGGGGCGGACTGCGTCGTGGCCATGCTCACTCCCCTCCGAAGACGAAGCCGAGGTGCCGGACGGTGAAGGGGATCATGAGGACGACCCAGACCCCGAGCACGCCGTACAGCATGTGGCGGTGGTAGCGGGTGCCCTGGCTCCAGAAGTCGACGAGCACGACCCGCAGCCCGTTGAGGGCGTGGAAGAGGAAGGCGGCGACGAGGCCGACCTCCGCGAGACCCACGACGGGGTTCTTGTACGTCTCGATGACGAGGTCGTAGGCCTCGGGGGACACCCGCACCAGCCCGGTGTCGAGCACGTGGACGAGGAGGAAGAAGAAGAGGACGACGCCGCTGATGCGGTGGGCGACCCACGACCACATGCCCTCGCGGCCGCGGTAGAGGGTCCCGGCAGGCCGACGGCGGGCGGTTCCCGGCGCGCCGGGTGCCGCGCCGGTGCCCGGCTGCGGGTCGAGGGCGGTGGACGCCACTGTGCGGTCCTTTCTCGCGTGGCCCCCGGCGGCCGCTGCCGGCCACCAGGGCGGGCCTGGTCGACGGGTCCCCGGACGCGCACCGACGGAGCCCTGGTGAGCCCGTGGTCACGCTCGGCGACCCGACCGTCCCAGCATACGGTCAGGTGGCCGAGGGCTCCTGCCCGGCTCGCGTCACCTGCGTCACACGGTGTCGTCGCGTTTCGCGGCTGCTCGGTCCCCCCGGCGGAGCGGCTCAGCGGGGGAACAGGTCGGCCCCGGCGACCGCGGACAGGTCGAGCACCTGCCGGCGCGGGGTGGTCGGGTGCGCGGCGCACGCCTCGTCGTAGTAGCCGAGGAGCTGGTCGCAGACGGCCTCCCACGACCGCGTGAGCACCGCGCGACGGCCCGCCTCGCCCATGCGCTCGCGCAGGCCGGGATCGCGGACGAGGACGTCGACCTGCCGGCGCAGGGCCTTGTCGTCCTCCCCGCCGTAGCGGTACCCGGTGACCCCGTGCTGGACGATGTCCCGCGGGCCGCCGACGTCGGGGGCGACGACCGGCAGCCGCGAGGCCATCGCCTCCTGCAGCGTCTGCCCGAAGGTCTCCTCGGTGCCGGTGTGGACGAAGACGTCGAGCGCGGCGTACGCGTCGGCGAGCGCGTCGCCCTCGAGGTGGCCGAGGAACGTCGC is from Aquipuribacter nitratireducens and encodes:
- a CDS encoding succinate dehydrogenase hydrophobic membrane anchor subunit; the protein is MATTQSAPTLEAPRSRRPRSGNGELYGWLFMRLSGVLLVVLVFGHLFVNLMTGEGINQIDFAFVAGKWASPFWQVWDLTMLWLALLHGANGVRTIINDYSERERTRLWLLGLLYVGVALTLLIGTLTITTFDPCIDPESTLSVCQ
- the sdhC gene encoding succinate dehydrogenase, cytochrome b556 subunit — its product is MASTALDPQPGTGAAPGAPGTARRRPAGTLYRGREGMWSWVAHRISGVVLFFFLLVHVLDTGLVRVSPEAYDLVIETYKNPVVGLAEVGLVAAFLFHALNGLRVVLVDFWSQGTRYHRHMLYGVLGVWVVLMIPFTVRHLGFVFGGE